The proteins below are encoded in one region of bacterium:
- a CDS encoding nitroreductase family protein, with translation MSKRAKNRATTVEWGCPAINESTCIKCGRCVRICPSLCLHMKDGKPVAGSNDTFGCLACGHCMAVCPSGAIRVTGRDMTGGDVFPLPPPSARATAEALEGSLQARRSVRHYESRPVEKAVIERLLAMASTAPMGFPPSPVGVVVINGRERVQELADDLVAVFRKWLFLKTPVGSVVLRLMMDRLSADLMRNFVLPVSDTIIKARKENKDLLFYDAPCVILFHYPMKDTIEPALACSFATLAAEGLGLGSCMIGTVAPALQGDRKLKSRWGIPEKRFPSMAMTLGYPSVTFLNGIRRRFASVEFVE, from the coding sequence ATGTCAAAGCGAGCTAAAAACAGGGCGACAACGGTTGAGTGGGGGTGTCCGGCAATCAATGAGTCCACATGCATCAAGTGTGGACGGTGCGTCCGCATTTGCCCGTCGTTGTGCCTCCACATGAAGGACGGCAAGCCAGTTGCCGGCTCAAACGACACCTTTGGCTGTCTGGCCTGCGGCCATTGCATGGCGGTATGCCCGAGCGGTGCCATTCGCGTGACGGGCCGCGACATGACAGGGGGCGACGTCTTCCCCCTGCCGCCTCCGTCTGCCCGTGCCACTGCCGAAGCCCTTGAAGGGAGTCTCCAGGCGAGGCGAAGTGTGCGTCACTACGAGAGTCGGCCTGTCGAAAAAGCCGTCATTGAACGGCTGCTGGCCATGGCGTCTACCGCGCCCATGGGGTTTCCCCCTTCACCCGTGGGTGTGGTCGTGATCAACGGGAGGGAACGGGTTCAGGAACTGGCGGATGACCTGGTGGCCGTGTTCAGGAAATGGCTTTTTCTCAAAACCCCGGTCGGCTCTGTAGTGTTGCGTCTGATGATGGACAGGCTTTCGGCGGATCTGATGAGGAATTTTGTCCTGCCGGTTTCGGATACGATCATCAAGGCGAGGAAGGAGAACAAGGACCTGCTCTTCTACGATGCGCCTTGTGTCATTCTGTTCCACTACCCGATGAAGGACACCATCGAGCCGGCGCTCGCCTGCAGTTTTGCCACCCTGGCGGCAGAAGGGCTGGGATTGGGGAGTTGCATGATCGGAACGGTTGCTCCGGCTCTGCAAGGCGACCGAAAACTGAAGTCACGATGGGGCATTCCGGAAAAGCGGTTCCCGTCCATGGCCATGACGCTCGGCTACCCTTCAGTCACGTTTCTTAACGGGATCCGGCGTCGATTCGCATCCGTTGAATTCGTCGAATGA
- a CDS encoding serine hydrolase domain-containing protein: protein MAINVQMRVQQLIDGMVARGSEQGLQVAAYWKGDLIVDAWAGLANPGKGIKVDGQTLFPVFSTTKGIAATAVHILAERGLLDYDAPLAQSWPGFARNGKSAITLRQVLNHTAGLPHMPDCKTLAELTDWRHMCELVAGLTPLWTPGTRTYYHAITFSWLVGEPACQAIGNDFFKIVSEEICQPLGLENSLFIGLPASEDARVAIFEADPNPNPIPPPPAPASPDIVAGRSIPPLVCPLETWINKLEARRGCIPASNGIMTARAIAKHYAALIGEVDGVRLISPDRLRQAVEGPNNGEPDQVIRGLGYSFYDGFHRDHQNAFGHGGAGGSIGLGFIDERLAIGFAKNRMGTSAPDTIPSAEQIITEIRAAVNKK, encoded by the coding sequence ATGGCTATCAATGTCCAAATGAGGGTGCAACAGCTGATCGATGGAATGGTGGCCCGTGGCTCGGAACAGGGCCTTCAAGTCGCGGCCTACTGGAAAGGCGACCTCATCGTCGACGCCTGGGCGGGTTTGGCGAATCCCGGTAAAGGCATCAAAGTCGACGGACAGACACTTTTCCCCGTCTTCTCCACGACCAAGGGCATCGCGGCCACGGCCGTCCATATCCTTGCTGAACGGGGCCTGCTCGACTATGACGCCCCCCTCGCCCAATCCTGGCCGGGGTTCGCCCGGAACGGCAAGAGTGCGATCACCCTGCGCCAGGTGCTCAACCATACCGCCGGACTTCCCCACATGCCTGACTGCAAAACACTGGCCGAATTGACCGATTGGCGTCATATGTGCGAACTCGTCGCCGGCCTCACACCGCTCTGGACGCCCGGAACCCGGACCTACTATCACGCCATCACCTTCAGCTGGCTCGTGGGCGAACCGGCCTGCCAGGCGATTGGTAACGACTTCTTCAAGATTGTCAGCGAGGAGATATGCCAGCCTCTCGGCCTTGAAAACTCCCTGTTCATCGGCCTTCCCGCCTCCGAAGATGCCCGCGTGGCGATATTCGAGGCCGACCCGAACCCGAATCCGATACCCCCGCCACCGGCCCCCGCATCACCCGACATCGTGGCCGGGCGTTCGATCCCGCCACTGGTCTGTCCCTTGGAAACCTGGATCAATAAACTCGAAGCGCGGCGGGGCTGCATTCCCGCCTCGAACGGCATCATGACCGCCAGGGCCATTGCAAAACACTATGCCGCCCTGATCGGCGAAGTCGACGGCGTCAGACTCATCTCCCCCGACAGGTTGCGGCAGGCCGTGGAAGGCCCAAACAACGGGGAACCTGATCAGGTCATTCGCGGACTAGGCTATAGTTTTTATGATGGCTTTCACCGTGACCATCAGAATGCCTTCGGTCACGGCGGTGCGGGGGGCTCCATCGGCCTCGGCTTCATTGATGAGCGACTGGCCATCGGTTTTGCCAAGAACCGGATGGGCACAAGTGCACCCGACACGATCCCGTCAGCCGAGCAGATCATCACCGAGATTCGCGCCGCAGTGAACAAAAAATAA
- a CDS encoding response regulator, which translates to MNILLMDDDPHILSLLKGAFVKWGYAVSAYTNPRLCPAYCAETCPCVLSGNGCPDLVLTDVNMPSVNGITFVEELLRKGCQCRKIGMMSGDWSESHIRRANELGVSIFSKPFHIPSLYVWALEEKKRIA; encoded by the coding sequence ATGAATATACTGTTAATGGATGATGATCCGCATATTTTGTCGCTGTTAAAGGGGGCATTTGTGAAGTGGGGGTATGCCGTCAGCGCCTACACGAACCCCCGTTTGTGTCCGGCTTATTGCGCCGAAACCTGTCCTTGCGTGTTATCGGGAAACGGGTGTCCGGATCTGGTGCTGACCGATGTGAATATGCCGAGTGTTAACGGAATTACCTTTGTAGAAGAATTATTGCGTAAGGGGTGCCAATGCCGGAAAATTGGGATGATGTCCGGCGATTGGAGTGAGTCGCATATCCGTCGAGCCAATGAACTGGGGGTAAGCATCTTCTCCAAACCCTTCCACATTCCCAGTCTGTATGTGTGGGCGTTGGAAGAAAAAAAGCGTATCGCCTGA
- a CDS encoding HAMP domain-containing sensor histidine kinase yields MSASKQRSLLIIAGVLVVAIASLAGANLWFLKQLHGRSLHDTAARSVLGLGAEVARNLAHHPAVQSGPDDPRQWGDFSRLIQALKRVEPSLQYVTVNEGNVTVFHEDLSMVQAAPLEEGTALDVRLGRKLLATAGGVVPVITFSAPAPTGAGVMRAVQIALRKEAVQQREEPAVRMLAMMFRLSLITLTVALGLAGVLGVWMVRHELDRQRRHRDEEHLAFAGLLADGIIHDVRNPMSSLRLDLQMLEKETAKAPEGRLDRIRELALRARATMDRMDLVMREFLYVSKPDSRQPERFEVNACLTDCLDLLAPRFERAGIQLISTLCDESLMMTGYSVGLKRAILNVLTNAQQVSSPGKRVMLALERRGHEAVIKVEDEGPGLGKEGAARLFKRFVSGRPDGLGLGLYLAKAAVENNKGSIHAENRNEGGARFTLILPLTAVHAAPPGKGEMT; encoded by the coding sequence ATGAGTGCATCGAAACAACGTTCTCTGTTGATCATTGCCGGAGTGCTGGTGGTGGCCATTGCCTCTCTGGCGGGGGCCAATCTCTGGTTCCTGAAACAACTGCATGGGCGGAGTTTGCATGATACGGCGGCACGCTCGGTGTTGGGGTTGGGGGCGGAAGTGGCCCGGAATCTGGCACACCACCCGGCCGTTCAATCCGGACCCGACGATCCCCGTCAGTGGGGTGATTTTTCCCGTCTGATCCAGGCCTTGAAGCGGGTCGAGCCGTCCCTGCAGTATGTAACCGTCAATGAAGGCAATGTGACGGTGTTTCATGAGGATCTGTCCATGGTCCAGGCCGCCCCGCTCGAAGAGGGGACGGCCCTTGATGTGAGGCTCGGCCGGAAGTTGTTGGCGACGGCGGGGGGGGTGGTTCCGGTGATTACATTTTCCGCCCCGGCCCCGACGGGTGCCGGGGTGATGCGCGCGGTTCAGATCGCCCTGCGCAAAGAGGCCGTTCAGCAGCGGGAAGAACCGGCGGTCCGTATGCTGGCCATGATGTTCCGGCTTTCGCTGATTACCCTGACGGTGGCCCTGGGGCTGGCGGGGGTATTGGGGGTCTGGATGGTCCGGCATGAACTGGACCGGCAGCGCCGCCACCGGGATGAGGAGCATCTCGCCTTCGCCGGGTTGCTGGCCGATGGGATTATTCATGACGTGCGAAATCCGATGAGTTCACTGCGACTGGATCTGCAGATGCTCGAAAAGGAAACCGCCAAAGCCCCTGAAGGCCGGCTGGACCGGATCAGGGAGCTGGCGCTGCGGGCGCGGGCGACCATGGACCGGATGGATCTGGTGATGCGGGAATTCCTCTATGTATCAAAGCCGGACTCGCGTCAACCGGAGCGGTTTGAAGTGAATGCCTGCCTCACGGACTGTCTGGACTTGCTGGCCCCCCGGTTTGAGCGGGCGGGGATACAGTTAATTTCGACATTATGCGATGAGTCGCTTATGATGACGGGGTACAGCGTCGGATTGAAGCGGGCGATCCTGAATGTGCTGACCAATGCCCAGCAGGTTTCGAGTCCCGGAAAACGGGTAATGCTGGCGTTGGAACGGAGGGGGCACGAAGCGGTTATCAAGGTGGAGGATGAGGGGCCCGGACTGGGGAAGGAGGGGGCGGCCCGTTTATTCAAGCGGTTTGTGTCGGGGCGCCCTGACGGGCTGGGGCTTGGCCTTTATCTGGCCAAAGCCGCGGTTGAGAATAATAAAGGGAGCATTCACGCGGAAAACCGGAATGAGGGAGGGGCGCGCTTCACCCTCATTTTGCCGTTAACGGCCGTTCACGCGGCCCCTCCCGGAAAGGGTGAAATGACATGA